A single region of the Pontibacter kalidii genome encodes:
- the trpD gene encoding anthranilate phosphoribosyltransferase produces MKEILNHLFEHKTLTKAQAREVLADITKGKYNQSQVSCFLTVFMMRSITVEELEGFRDALLELCHRVDLDAYNPIDLCGTGGDGKDTFNISTLSSFVVAANGVAVAKHGNYGVSSSCGSSNVLEALGVKFTTDTDAIQRSIEKYNICFLHAPLFHPAMKGVGAIRKDLGVKTFFNILGPMVNPAFPKRQLVGVYSLELARMYSYLYQQTDTRYTILHSLDGYDEVSLTSPFKVISDNKEALLDPAALGLPTLKQEQIKGGGSIGSAAEIFLKVLKGEGTEAQTAVVSANAAMALQCARPELALQEAVSIAKETLASGKAYQLFNSLINDQKLVEA; encoded by the coding sequence ATGAAAGAAATACTAAACCACTTATTTGAACATAAAACCCTGACCAAGGCGCAGGCACGGGAGGTGCTGGCCGATATTACCAAAGGCAAGTATAACCAGAGCCAGGTGTCCTGCTTCCTGACCGTGTTCATGATGCGCAGTATTACGGTGGAGGAACTGGAAGGCTTTCGCGATGCACTGCTGGAGCTATGCCACCGCGTAGACCTGGATGCCTACAACCCGATTGACCTGTGCGGCACCGGCGGCGATGGAAAGGATACCTTTAACATCTCCACGTTATCTTCCTTTGTGGTAGCGGCCAATGGCGTGGCGGTGGCGAAACACGGAAACTATGGCGTGTCGTCCTCCTGTGGCTCGTCTAATGTGCTGGAGGCGCTGGGTGTTAAGTTCACGACCGATACAGATGCTATCCAGCGAAGCATTGAGAAGTATAATATCTGTTTCCTGCATGCGCCGCTGTTCCACCCAGCCATGAAAGGCGTAGGAGCCATTCGCAAAGACCTGGGCGTGAAAACCTTCTTCAACATCCTTGGCCCGATGGTGAACCCGGCTTTCCCGAAGCGCCAGCTGGTGGGTGTATACAGTCTGGAGCTGGCCCGCATGTACAGCTACCTGTATCAGCAAACCGATACCCGCTATACCATTTTGCACAGCCTGGACGGCTATGATGAGGTATCGTTGACGAGTCCTTTCAAAGTGATCTCCGACAACAAAGAAGCCTTGTTGGATCCGGCAGCTCTTGGTCTGCCTACGCTGAAGCAAGAGCAAATAAAAGGAGGCGGAAGTATAGGATCGGCTGCCGAGATCTTTCTGAAGGTGCTGAAAGGAGAGGGTACCGAAGCGCAGACTGCCGTGGTATCGGCCAACGCCGCCATGGCCCTGCAATGTGCCCGCCCGGAGTTGGCACTGCAGGAGGCTGTAAGTATAGCCAAAGAAACGCTTGCATCAGGAAAAGCTTACCAGTTATTTAATAGCTTAATAAACGATCAGAAGCTGGTGGAGGCATAA
- a CDS encoding M20/M25/M40 family metallo-hydrolase gives MGTRAGAVEKLAAVVRYETVSALDSANFRYSEFERLHAYLAQAFPLVHERLQVEVINNYSLLYTWAGQDEQLKPVLFTAHMDVVPVEAASEEEWLEEPFAGIVKDGYVWGRGTMDDKYRVVAMLEAVERLLEQGYEPERTLYLAFGHDEEIGGDEGAGKISEHLQQLDVQLEAVFDEGLAVAERVIPGIKEPLALVGTAAKGSLNLLLTVNGTGGHSSAPPAETPISILSRAISRLQQNPFKPRLTSTTRESLEILTERMGGKYRFAMRHYGLFKKKILKKLASDQATDVLIRTKLVPTIIAGGEKNNVLPRQASAVLNVRILNGENDQTVLDYVRKVIKDDRVEISQYGVYTPPSPETPTNTWVYDALKTTIQQSFPDALVVPALFPGATDARHYDSLTSNIFRFAPQVVDRESAQLVHNVNERLALSVLERSISFYATLVRNTCGSAELEHLADAEAAILGIDTE, from the coding sequence GTGGGCACGCGTGCTGGTGCAGTCGAAAAGTTAGCTGCTGTAGTACGCTATGAAACTGTCTCAGCTTTAGATTCCGCTAACTTCAGGTACAGCGAGTTTGAGCGGCTACACGCGTACTTAGCACAGGCGTTTCCGTTGGTACATGAGCGGCTGCAGGTGGAGGTGATTAACAACTATAGCCTGCTCTATACCTGGGCAGGTCAGGATGAGCAGCTTAAACCGGTGCTGTTCACTGCCCATATGGATGTGGTACCCGTGGAAGCCGCCTCGGAGGAGGAATGGCTGGAGGAGCCGTTTGCTGGAATAGTGAAAGACGGCTACGTTTGGGGCCGTGGCACCATGGACGATAAGTATAGGGTGGTGGCAATGCTGGAGGCGGTGGAGCGGCTTCTGGAACAGGGGTATGAGCCGGAGCGTACCTTGTATCTGGCCTTCGGCCACGATGAAGAAATAGGGGGCGACGAAGGGGCAGGGAAAATCAGCGAGCACCTGCAGCAACTGGATGTGCAGCTGGAGGCGGTTTTTGATGAGGGCCTGGCCGTGGCAGAGCGGGTAATTCCCGGAATAAAGGAACCCCTGGCCCTGGTGGGCACGGCTGCCAAGGGCAGTTTGAACCTGCTTCTGACGGTGAACGGCACCGGAGGCCACTCGTCCGCGCCCCCCGCAGAGACACCCATCAGCATCCTGAGCCGCGCCATTAGCCGATTGCAGCAGAACCCCTTTAAGCCGAGGCTGACCTCCACTACCCGCGAGTCGCTGGAAATCCTGACGGAGCGGATGGGCGGCAAGTACCGGTTTGCGATGCGGCACTATGGGTTGTTTAAGAAAAAGATCCTGAAAAAGCTGGCATCCGATCAGGCCACGGATGTCCTGATCCGCACCAAGTTGGTACCTACCATCATCGCCGGGGGTGAAAAAAACAACGTTTTGCCCCGCCAGGCAAGCGCCGTACTTAACGTGCGTATCCTGAATGGTGAGAATGACCAGACGGTACTAGACTATGTGCGCAAGGTGATAAAAGATGACCGGGTGGAGATTTCCCAGTATGGTGTTTATACGCCTCCTTCGCCTGAAACTCCTACCAATACCTGGGTGTACGATGCCTTGAAAACCACCATACAGCAATCGTTCCCGGATGCACTGGTCGTGCCCGCGCTTTTCCCCGGTGCTACAGATGCCAGGCATTACGATAGCCTGACATCCAACATTTTTCGGTTCGCGCCCCAGGTTGTGGATCGGGAGTCCGCGCAGCTTGTCCATAACGTGAATGAGCGGCTGGCGCTGAGTGTACTGGAAAGAAGTATAAGCTTTTATGCTACCCTTGTTCGAAACACCTGTGGCAGTGCTGAGTTGGAGCACTTGGCTGATGCCGAAGCGGCCATCTTGGGCATAGACACGGAATGA
- the hisC gene encoding histidinol-phosphate transaminase, producing the protein MFNLKDIIRPNVLKMKAYSSARDEFKGAASVFLDANENSLGSLAGDKYNRYPDPHQRKLKTRIAELKGVQPEQIFLGNGSDEAIDLLFRMVCRPGQDSMLHLPPTYGMYEVSANLNDVALQAVQLTDDFQLPVEEVLLNVKPTTKIIFICSPNNPTGNLIEPESISELLRAFNGLVVIDEAYIDFADARSWTSRLQEFPNLVVLQTFSKAWGMAGLRLGLAFASPEIIAVLDKIKPPYNINEATQELALQALGREEALRDMIEEIVQERELLMEALPNMPSVETVFPSDANFILVKVKDPNGMYKYLLDKGIVVRNRSSLPGCEGCLRISVGTLEENQQLLQAISQFN; encoded by the coding sequence GTGTTTAACCTGAAAGATATCATTCGCCCGAACGTGCTGAAGATGAAAGCTTATTCTTCGGCCCGCGACGAATTTAAGGGCGCTGCCAGTGTGTTTCTGGACGCCAACGAAAACAGCCTCGGCAGCCTGGCTGGCGACAAATATAACCGCTACCCGGACCCGCACCAGAGGAAGCTTAAAACCAGAATTGCGGAGTTGAAGGGTGTGCAGCCGGAACAGATCTTCCTGGGCAACGGCTCCGATGAGGCTATTGATCTGCTGTTCCGGATGGTGTGCCGCCCGGGCCAGGATAGCATGCTGCACCTGCCGCCTACGTATGGCATGTATGAAGTATCGGCTAACCTAAACGATGTGGCGCTGCAGGCGGTGCAACTAACCGACGATTTCCAGTTGCCGGTGGAGGAGGTGCTGCTGAACGTAAAACCAACGACCAAAATCATCTTTATCTGCTCGCCCAACAATCCAACGGGCAATTTAATTGAGCCTGAAAGTATAAGTGAGCTGCTGCGCGCCTTTAACGGATTGGTGGTGATTGATGAGGCTTACATTGATTTCGCCGATGCTCGCAGCTGGACAAGCCGCCTGCAGGAGTTTCCGAACCTGGTGGTGCTGCAGACCTTCTCCAAGGCCTGGGGCATGGCCGGTCTGCGCCTGGGCCTGGCTTTCGCTTCTCCGGAAATTATTGCTGTTTTGGATAAAATAAAGCCCCCCTACAACATCAACGAGGCGACGCAGGAGCTGGCGCTGCAGGCGCTGGGGCGGGAGGAGGCGCTGAGAGACATGATCGAGGAGATCGTGCAGGAGCGGGAACTTCTGATGGAAGCGCTGCCCAATATGCCTTCCGTAGAAACTGTTTTCCCATCAGACGCCAACTTTATACTTGTTAAAGTAAAAGATCCAAATGGTATGTATAAATACCTGCTGGATAAAGGGATTGTTGTGCGGAATAGATCATCCTTGCCTGGCTGCGAGGGCTGCCTACGCATATCCGTAGGTACGCTGGAGGAAAACCAGCAGCTGCTGCAAGCCATTTCTCAGTTTAACTAA
- a CDS encoding anthranilate synthase component I family protein, with protein MSKYKLTTTYKQLLADTLTPVSVYLKLRDKFPNSILLESSDYHGAENSFSYICCNPMASIKAENEVLTETFPDGSMRTTDITKDTDVPSLLGEFSKSFEVEENKQFNFIHNGLFGYMSYDAVRYYEDVEISKKEGRASIPDLYYAVYRHIIAINHFTNQAYIFAHNYNQGDDEGIGQLEAILNSRNIPSFSFKTTGAEEHNISGQEFLKNIAKAKEHCFRGDVFQLVLSRRFAQGFQGDEFNVYRALRSINPSPYLFYFDYGSFKIFGSSPEAQLVIKDQKASIFPIAGTFRRTGDDAADAALAEKLLADPKENAEHVMLVDLARNDLSRNGHSVEVETFREIQYYSHVIHLVSKVSGTLHNQEDALRMVASTFPAGTLSGAPKHKAMQLIDKYETTNRNFYGGCIGFLDFNGNFNSAIMIRSFLSKDYRLYFQAGAGIVAASNPESELQEVDNKLMALRRALELAQNIN; from the coding sequence ATGAGTAAGTATAAACTAACAACCACCTACAAACAACTCCTGGCCGACACGCTGACGCCGGTGAGCGTGTACCTGAAGCTGCGCGACAAGTTCCCGAACAGCATCCTGCTGGAAAGCTCCGACTACCACGGCGCCGAGAACAGCTTCTCCTACATCTGCTGCAATCCTATGGCAAGTATAAAAGCCGAGAACGAGGTGCTGACAGAAACCTTCCCGGACGGCAGCATGCGTACCACTGATATCACGAAAGATACGGATGTGCCAAGCCTGTTGGGGGAGTTTTCCAAGAGCTTTGAGGTGGAGGAGAACAAGCAGTTTAACTTCATCCACAACGGCTTGTTTGGCTACATGAGCTACGATGCGGTGCGCTACTACGAGGATGTTGAGATCAGCAAGAAAGAAGGCCGCGCCAGTATTCCGGATCTATACTATGCGGTGTACCGCCACATCATCGCCATCAACCACTTCACCAACCAAGCCTACATCTTTGCGCACAACTATAACCAGGGAGATGATGAAGGCATTGGCCAGTTGGAGGCTATCCTGAACAGCCGCAACATTCCCAGCTTTTCTTTCAAAACCACGGGTGCAGAAGAGCACAATATCTCTGGTCAGGAGTTCCTGAAAAACATTGCCAAAGCTAAGGAGCATTGCTTCCGCGGCGATGTATTCCAACTCGTTCTTTCCCGCCGCTTTGCACAGGGTTTTCAGGGAGATGAGTTTAATGTCTACCGTGCCCTGCGCTCTATAAACCCGTCGCCCTACTTGTTCTACTTCGACTACGGCAGCTTTAAGATCTTCGGCTCCTCGCCGGAGGCGCAGCTGGTGATAAAAGATCAAAAGGCGAGCATCTTCCCGATTGCCGGCACCTTTAGGAGAACCGGGGACGACGCTGCCGACGCCGCGCTGGCTGAGAAACTGCTGGCCGACCCGAAGGAAAATGCAGAGCACGTCATGCTGGTGGACCTGGCACGTAATGACCTGAGCCGCAACGGCCACAGCGTGGAGGTGGAGACCTTCCGCGAGATTCAGTACTACTCGCACGTGATTCACCTGGTATCTAAAGTGTCCGGCACGCTGCACAACCAGGAGGATGCCTTGAGAATGGTGGCCAGCACTTTTCCCGCCGGTACGCTGTCCGGAGCTCCCAAGCACAAGGCCATGCAACTCATCGACAAGTATGAAACTACCAACCGCAACTTCTACGGCGGCTGCATCGGCTTCCTCGACTTCAACGGCAACTTCAACAGCGCTATCATGATCCGCTCGTTCCTGAGCAAAGACTATCGGTTATACTTCCAGGCAGGTGCAGGCATTGTGGCCGCCTCTAACCCGGAAAGCGAACTGCAGGAGGTAGACAATAAATTAATGGCGCTGCGCCGCGCCCTGGAACTGGCCCAAAACATCAACTAA
- the hisD gene encoding histidinol dehydrogenase: MRKIINPAPETWEELVKRPTKNLDELEPGILETFRLVQEQGDAGLLQLAQKFDGVQLQGLVTTEEEISAAEAKVPQELKEAILQAYSNIQLFHTQQAEPVKQVETMNGVSCWRKSVAIERVGLYIPGGTAPLFSTLLMLGVPARIAGCQEIILCTPPARDGSIHPAILYTASLLGITRIIKAGGAQAIAAMAFGTESVPAVYKIFGPGNQYVTVAKQLVSKTGVAIDLPAGPSEVLVMADDSANPAFVAADLLSQAEHGADSQVVLLTTSQEVLQQVEQELEAQLNVLPRREFAAPALRNSLGIILNSRQEMLRFSNLYAPEHLILSVSDFEELLDGISNAGSVFLGHYSPESAGDYASGTNHTLPTNGYARAYSGVSLDSFVKKITFQYITREGLQHIGKTIETMAEAEGLEAHKNAVSIRLKELNRV, from the coding sequence ATGCGCAAGATCATAAACCCGGCCCCAGAAACCTGGGAAGAGCTGGTGAAGCGGCCAACCAAAAACCTGGATGAGCTGGAGCCGGGCATTTTGGAAACGTTCCGGCTGGTGCAAGAGCAGGGCGACGCTGGCTTGCTGCAACTGGCCCAAAAATTTGACGGAGTACAACTCCAGGGCCTGGTAACTACGGAGGAGGAAATCTCCGCAGCTGAGGCCAAAGTTCCGCAGGAACTCAAGGAGGCTATTTTGCAGGCATACAGTAATATACAGCTCTTCCATACACAGCAGGCAGAGCCGGTAAAGCAGGTGGAGACCATGAACGGTGTGAGCTGCTGGCGTAAAAGCGTGGCCATTGAAAGGGTAGGCTTATACATTCCGGGGGGTACTGCACCGCTGTTTTCCACGCTGCTGATGCTGGGCGTACCGGCGCGGATTGCCGGTTGCCAGGAGATTATACTTTGCACACCGCCTGCCAGGGACGGCAGCATCCATCCGGCCATACTTTACACGGCCTCCTTGTTGGGCATTACCCGAATCATCAAAGCCGGTGGCGCGCAAGCCATTGCTGCGATGGCCTTTGGCACCGAGAGTGTGCCTGCAGTGTATAAGATATTTGGCCCGGGAAATCAGTATGTTACAGTTGCCAAGCAGCTGGTAAGTAAGACTGGCGTGGCGATCGACCTGCCTGCTGGTCCGTCGGAGGTGCTGGTGATGGCTGATGATAGTGCGAATCCGGCTTTCGTGGCCGCTGACTTGCTCTCGCAGGCCGAGCATGGTGCCGACTCGCAGGTGGTACTGTTGACCACCTCACAAGAGGTGCTGCAGCAGGTGGAGCAGGAGCTGGAGGCACAGCTAAACGTGCTGCCGCGCAGGGAGTTTGCAGCCCCGGCACTGCGCAACAGCCTTGGCATTATACTTAACAGTCGCCAGGAAATGCTCCGTTTCTCCAACCTTTATGCGCCGGAGCACCTCATACTTTCTGTTTCTGATTTTGAGGAACTGCTGGATGGCATCAGTAACGCGGGCTCTGTTTTTCTGGGCCACTATAGCCCGGAGTCTGCCGGAGATTATGCCTCCGGAACCAATCATACCTTGCCCACCAACGGCTACGCCCGAGCCTACAGTGGCGTGTCACTGGATAGCTTTGTAAAGAAGATCACCTTCCAGTACATTACCCGCGAGGGGCTGCAGCACATCGGCAAAACCATCGAAACCATGGCAGAGGCCGAGGGGTTGGAGGCGCACAAGAACGCCGTAAGTATACGACTTAAAGAACTGAACCGTGTTTAA
- a CDS encoding anthranilate synthase component II, whose amino-acid sequence MDVLVIDNYDSFTYNLVHLLQELGATVTVRRNDKTTLEEVSQFEKIMLSPGPGIPDEAGLLKEIIRTYGSRKDLFGVCLGHQAIGEVYGGKLFNSSEVWHGVATPVQVVCEEEPLFKGLPKEFETGRYHSWLVEEELPDCLVPTAVDEQGRIMALRHKNHKVRGVQFHPESVLTKYGREIIKNWLES is encoded by the coding sequence ATGGACGTACTCGTAATCGACAACTACGACTCATTTACCTATAACCTGGTGCACCTGCTGCAGGAACTGGGGGCCACCGTAACGGTGCGCCGCAACGACAAAACCACACTCGAAGAGGTAAGCCAATTTGAGAAGATCATGCTATCGCCGGGCCCGGGTATTCCGGACGAGGCGGGGCTGCTGAAAGAGATCATCCGCACCTACGGCTCCAGAAAAGACCTGTTCGGCGTGTGCCTCGGGCATCAAGCCATAGGGGAAGTATATGGCGGTAAGCTGTTTAACAGCAGCGAAGTATGGCACGGGGTGGCAACGCCGGTGCAGGTTGTTTGTGAGGAAGAACCTCTTTTTAAGGGACTACCCAAAGAGTTTGAAACCGGCCGCTATCATTCATGGCTGGTAGAAGAGGAGCTGCCGGATTGCTTGGTGCCCACGGCCGTGGATGAGCAAGGCCGCATCATGGCACTGCGCCACAAAAACCATAAAGTACGCGGCGTACAGTTCCACCCCGAGTCAGTGCTGACAAAGTATGGCCGGGAGATAATTAAGAACTGGCTGGAAAGCTAG
- the hisB gene encoding bifunctional histidinol-phosphatase/imidazoleglycerol-phosphate dehydratase HisB, producing the protein MKKALFIDRDGTILVEPPTDFQVDSFEKFAFIPKAITNLARIYREMDYEFVMVTNQDGLGTDSYPEHTFWPYQNKMLEILESEGIQFDEILIDRSFEHEGLETRKPGIGMMKNYLAGEYDLANSFVIGDRQTDVKLAQNLGAKAIFIGEAAAEGAALNTTDWDEIYTFLKQRGTGRTASVRRSTSETDIQVDLNLDGSGKMNISTGIGFFDHMLEQVAKHAKIDLNINVKGDLHIDEHHTIEDTGLALGEAFLKALGDKRGISRYGFFILPMDEALAQVAIDFSGRPWTVWNCAFKREKVGDMPTEMFFHFFKSFSDAARANLNVKVEGDNEHHKIEAIFKGFARAVRVAVERNLHDTSIPSTKGVL; encoded by the coding sequence ATGAAAAAAGCACTTTTTATAGACCGTGACGGCACCATACTGGTAGAGCCGCCAACCGATTTCCAGGTAGATTCCTTCGAGAAGTTTGCCTTTATTCCGAAGGCCATTACCAACCTGGCGCGTATTTACCGCGAGATGGATTATGAATTTGTGATGGTGACGAACCAGGATGGCCTGGGCACCGACTCATACCCGGAGCATACGTTTTGGCCCTATCAGAACAAGATGCTGGAGATCCTGGAAAGCGAGGGGATCCAATTTGATGAGATACTGATCGACCGCAGCTTTGAGCATGAGGGGCTGGAGACACGCAAGCCAGGCATCGGTATGATGAAGAACTACCTTGCCGGGGAGTATGACCTGGCCAACAGCTTCGTGATAGGCGACAGGCAGACAGACGTGAAACTGGCGCAGAACCTGGGGGCCAAAGCTATCTTTATCGGGGAAGCTGCGGCTGAGGGTGCAGCCCTCAACACCACCGACTGGGATGAGATTTATACTTTCCTGAAGCAGCGGGGCACCGGCCGCACAGCCAGCGTCCGCCGCAGCACCTCCGAGACAGATATACAGGTAGACCTGAACCTGGATGGCTCTGGCAAAATGAATATCAGCACCGGCATCGGCTTTTTCGACCACATGCTGGAGCAGGTGGCCAAACACGCAAAGATTGACCTGAACATCAACGTAAAAGGAGACCTGCACATCGACGAGCACCATACCATAGAGGATACCGGTCTGGCACTGGGCGAGGCGTTTCTAAAGGCCCTGGGAGACAAGCGGGGCATCAGCCGCTACGGCTTTTTTATACTTCCCATGGATGAGGCGCTGGCACAGGTGGCCATTGATTTCAGCGGGCGCCCCTGGACCGTCTGGAACTGTGCGTTTAAGCGCGAGAAAGTAGGGGATATGCCCACAGAGATGTTCTTCCACTTCTTCAAATCTTTCTCTGATGCGGCCAGGGCTAATCTGAACGTGAAGGTGGAGGGCGATAACGAGCACCACAAGATAGAGGCGATTTTTAAAGGCTTCGCACGAGCTGTTCGGGTGGCCGTGGAGCGAAACCTGCACGATACCTCCATCCCAAGCACCAAGGGGGTGCTTTAA
- the hisG gene encoding ATP phosphoribosyltransferase, which produces MLRIAIQKSGRLSDESLNLIRECGISFVNSSLKLKTECTNFPLEILFLRDDDIPGYVADGVADIGIVGQNVLVEEGKEELTVEKLGFSKCRLSLAVPKSDEYKSIHDLNGKNIATSYPNLLKAFLDEQGVQAQIHTISGSVEIAPSIGLAEAICDIVSSGSTLISNGLKEVERVFKSEAVLIASQLLTQEKRQVLEKLLFRIHAVQRARKAKYILLNSPDDKIEEISRLLPSIKAPTVLPLAEEGWSSLHSVVNEDDFWEIIEKIKAAGAQGILVVPIEKMIV; this is translated from the coding sequence ATGCTACGAATAGCAATTCAGAAATCGGGGAGGCTGAGCGATGAATCGCTTAACCTGATCCGCGAGTGCGGCATCTCTTTTGTCAATAGCTCCCTCAAACTCAAGACAGAGTGCACTAACTTTCCGCTGGAGATCCTCTTTCTCCGCGACGATGACATTCCTGGCTATGTGGCCGACGGTGTGGCCGACATTGGCATAGTAGGCCAGAATGTACTGGTGGAGGAGGGGAAAGAGGAGCTGACGGTGGAGAAGCTGGGCTTCTCGAAATGTCGCCTGTCGCTGGCTGTGCCCAAGAGCGACGAATATAAATCTATCCACGACCTCAACGGCAAAAACATTGCCACCTCATACCCCAACCTGTTAAAGGCCTTTCTGGATGAGCAGGGGGTGCAGGCCCAGATCCATACCATCAGCGGCTCTGTGGAGATAGCCCCAAGTATCGGTTTGGCCGAGGCCATCTGCGATATCGTTAGTTCGGGGAGCACGCTCATTAGCAACGGCCTGAAGGAAGTGGAGCGCGTGTTTAAGTCCGAGGCCGTGCTGATTGCCAGCCAACTCCTGACGCAGGAGAAGCGGCAGGTGCTGGAGAAACTACTGTTCCGCATCCATGCCGTGCAGCGTGCCCGCAAGGCCAAGTATATTCTCCTCAACTCGCCGGATGACAAGATTGAGGAGATCAGCAGACTGCTGCCAAGTATAAAGGCCCCTACGGTACTGCCCCTGGCGGAAGAAGGTTGGAGTTCACTGCACTCGGTAGTGAACGAGGATGACTTCTGGGAGATCATCGAGAAAATAAAGGCTGCCGGGGCACAGGGCATTCTGGTGGTTCCAATCGAAAAAATGATAGTATAA